Proteins encoded within one genomic window of Halomonas sp. YLGW01:
- a CDS encoding DUF4124 domain-containing protein: MAVLMPSVQAATVYRHVDEQGNVSYSDRPQQGEAVELAPLTVVPAPRASSTFTGRDTAKAATPSPPFLPYSTFRIASPGDEQTLPTGYAGNVQVEVAIEPALREDHRVRLLLDGRLSQSALHSDAFMLTNLDRGEHQLVAELLDADGRVRHRSEPVTLFVQRASVNLPRNPQ; encoded by the coding sequence ATGGCCGTGTTAATGCCGTCGGTGCAGGCCGCCACGGTGTATCGCCACGTCGATGAGCAGGGCAACGTCAGCTACTCCGACCGCCCGCAGCAGGGGGAGGCGGTCGAGCTGGCGCCGCTGACCGTGGTGCCTGCGCCGCGCGCCTCCTCAACGTTCACCGGTCGCGACACCGCCAAGGCGGCTACGCCGTCGCCACCCTTCCTGCCCTATTCCACCTTCCGCATTGCGTCTCCCGGCGACGAGCAGACCCTGCCGACGGGCTATGCCGGCAATGTCCAGGTCGAGGTCGCCATCGAGCCGGCCCTGCGGGAGGATCATCGGGTGCGCCTGCTCCTCGATGGTCGGCTCAGTCAGTCGGCCCTGCACTCCGACGCCTTCATGCTCACCAATCTGGACCGAGGCGAGCACCAGTTGGTCGCAGAGCTGCTGGATGCCGATGGCCGCGTGCGCCATCGTAGTGAGCCGGTCACCCTCTTCGTGCAGCGCGCCAGCGTCAACCTGCCTCGCAATCCCCAGTAA
- the glnA gene encoding glutamate--ammonia ligase, protein MSDKTLALIEEHDIKWVDLRFTDTIGKEQHVTIPASSVDEEFFDNGQMFDGSSISGWKGINESDMILRPEDGSAYLDPFTEDATLVLRCDIIEPATMQGYERDPRSIAKRAEAYLQSTGLGDTAFFGPEPEFFIFDEVHWKSDIQGAMYKITSEEGAWATDSAVEGGNLGHRPRVKGGYFPVPPVDSFHDMRGAMCNTLEAIGQSVEVHHHEVSNAGQNEIGVKFNTLVKKADEVQSMKYVIHNVAHAYGKTATFMPKPLVGDNGSGMHVHQSFWKDGVNQFAGDEYAGLSEMALYYIGGIIKHARALNAFTNASTNSYKRLVPGFEAPVMLAYSARNRSASIRIPYTASPKGKRVEARFPDPTANPYLCFAAMLMAGIDGIKNKIHPGDAMDKNLYDLPPEEGKAIPTVAESLDQALAALDADRGFLTEGGVFTDDMIDAYIELKEEDVERLRMTTHPIEFDMYYSC, encoded by the coding sequence ATGTCTGATAAGACCCTCGCACTGATCGAAGAACACGACATCAAGTGGGTTGACCTGCGCTTCACCGATACCATCGGCAAGGAGCAGCATGTCACCATTCCGGCCAGCTCCGTGGATGAGGAGTTCTTCGACAACGGTCAGATGTTCGACGGTTCCTCCATCTCTGGCTGGAAGGGCATCAACGAGTCCGACATGATCCTGCGTCCGGAAGACGGCAGCGCCTACCTGGACCCGTTCACCGAAGACGCTACCCTGGTACTGCGCTGCGACATCATCGAGCCGGCCACCATGCAGGGCTACGAGCGTGATCCGCGCTCCATCGCCAAGCGCGCCGAGGCCTACCTGCAGTCCACTGGCCTTGGCGACACCGCCTTCTTCGGCCCGGAGCCTGAGTTCTTCATCTTCGACGAGGTGCACTGGAAGTCCGACATCCAGGGCGCGATGTACAAGATCACTTCCGAGGAAGGTGCCTGGGCCACCGACAGTGCCGTCGAAGGCGGCAACCTGGGCCACCGTCCGCGGGTCAAGGGCGGCTACTTCCCGGTTCCGCCGGTGGACAGCTTCCACGACATGCGCGGCGCCATGTGCAACACCCTGGAAGCCATCGGCCAGAGCGTCGAGGTGCATCACCACGAGGTCTCCAACGCCGGCCAGAACGAGATCGGGGTCAAGTTCAACACCCTGGTCAAGAAGGCCGACGAAGTGCAGTCCATGAAGTACGTGATCCACAACGTGGCGCACGCCTATGGCAAGACGGCCACCTTCATGCCCAAGCCGCTGGTCGGTGACAACGGCTCCGGCATGCACGTCCACCAGTCCTTCTGGAAGGACGGCGTCAACCAGTTCGCCGGCGACGAGTACGCGGGCCTGTCCGAAATGGCGCTCTACTACATCGGCGGCATCATCAAGCACGCCCGTGCGCTGAACGCCTTCACCAACGCCTCCACCAACTCCTACAAGCGTCTGGTGCCGGGCTTCGAGGCGCCGGTGATGCTGGCCTATTCGGCTCGCAACCGCTCCGCCTCCATCCGTATCCCCTACACCGCCAGCCCGAAGGGCAAGCGTGTCGAGGCCCGCTTCCCGGACCCGACCGCCAACCCGTACCTGTGCTTCGCGGCGATGCTGATGGCCGGTATCGATGGCATCAAGAACAAGATCCATCCGGGCGATGCCATGGACAAGAACCTCTATGACCTGCCGCCGGAAGAGGGCAAGGCCATCCCGACCGTCGCCGAGAGCCTGGACCAGGCGCTGGCGGCGCTGGACGCCGATCGCGGCTTCCTGACCGAGGGTGGCGTCTTCACCGATGACATGATCGATGCCTACATCGAACTCAAGGAAGAGGACGTCGAGCGTCTGCGCATGACCACGCATCCGATCGAGTTCGACATGTACTACAGCTGCTAA
- the glnG gene encoding nitrogen regulation protein NR(I) → MTDPARIVIVDDDRAIRWVLERSLAQPDLAVESFERADAALASLEASPPDVLVTDIRMPGLDGLELMARVRERHPNMPVIVMTAHSDLDSAVASYQGGAFEYLPKPFDVDEALALVRRAVAHARERQRPAEAPVGLSAEIIGEAPAMQEVFRAIGRLSHSHITVLINGESGTGKERVAQALHQHSPRAGQPFIALNMAAIPKDLMESELFGHEKGAFTGAAAQRRGRFEQADGGTLFLDEIGDMPPDTQTRLLRVLADGEFYRVGGHVSVKADVRIIAATHQNLETLVSDGRFREDLFHRLNVIRVHLPTLAERREDIPRLTQHFLAEAAKELATETKVLTPEAEAHLTRLPWPGNVRQLENTCRWLTVMASGREVLIDDLPPELRSTEGTETAAGDWRSAFRDWADRALAGGQTHLLEEAVPDFERILIETALKHTGGRKGEAAELLGWGRNTLTRKLKVLLPALADD, encoded by the coding sequence ATGACCGACCCCGCGCGTATCGTTATCGTCGACGACGACCGTGCCATCCGTTGGGTACTGGAGCGCTCCCTGGCGCAGCCGGACCTGGCGGTCGAAAGCTTCGAACGCGCCGATGCGGCGCTGGCCAGTCTGGAGGCCTCGCCCCCCGACGTGCTGGTCACCGACATCCGCATGCCGGGGCTCGATGGCCTCGAGCTGATGGCCAGGGTCCGCGAGCGCCATCCGAACATGCCGGTGATCGTGATGACCGCTCATTCGGATCTCGACAGCGCCGTGGCCTCCTACCAGGGCGGCGCCTTCGAATACCTGCCGAAGCCCTTCGACGTCGACGAGGCCCTGGCCCTGGTGCGTCGCGCCGTGGCCCATGCCCGGGAGCGTCAGCGCCCGGCCGAGGCACCGGTCGGGCTGAGCGCCGAGATCATCGGCGAGGCGCCGGCCATGCAGGAGGTGTTTCGCGCCATCGGCCGGCTCTCCCACTCGCATATCACCGTGCTGATCAACGGCGAATCCGGTACCGGCAAGGAGCGGGTCGCCCAGGCCCTTCATCAGCACAGCCCCCGGGCCGGACAGCCCTTCATCGCCCTGAACATGGCCGCGATACCCAAGGACCTGATGGAGTCCGAGCTGTTCGGCCACGAGAAGGGCGCCTTCACCGGCGCCGCCGCCCAGCGTCGCGGACGCTTCGAGCAGGCCGACGGGGGCACCCTGTTCCTCGACGAGATCGGCGACATGCCGCCGGATACCCAGACCCGCCTCTTGCGGGTGCTGGCCGACGGCGAGTTCTATCGGGTCGGGGGCCATGTATCGGTCAAGGCCGACGTGCGCATCATCGCCGCCACCCACCAGAACCTCGAGACCCTGGTCAGCGACGGTCGCTTCCGCGAGGACCTGTTCCATCGCCTCAACGTGATCCGCGTGCACCTGCCGACCCTGGCCGAGCGCCGGGAGGACATCCCGCGCCTCACCCAGCACTTCCTGGCCGAGGCGGCCAAGGAGCTGGCCACCGAGACCAAGGTGCTGACCCCGGAGGCCGAGGCGCACCTCACCCGTCTGCCCTGGCCCGGCAACGTGCGCCAGCTCGAGAACACCTGCCGCTGGCTGACCGTGATGGCCTCCGGGCGCGAGGTGCTGATCGACGACCTGCCGCCGGAGCTGCGCTCCACCGAGGGCACCGAGACGGCCGCCGGCGATTGGCGCAGCGCCTTCCGCGACTGGGCCGACCGGGCGCTGGCCGGCGGCCAGACGCATCTGCTCGAGGAGGCCGTGCCGGACTTCGAGCGCATCCTCATCGAGACGGCGCTCAAGCACACCGGCGGGCGCAAGGGTGAGGCCGCGGAATTGCTGGGTTGGGGTCGCAACACTCTGACCCGAAAATTGAAGGTGCTGCTGCCGGCGCTGGCCGACGACTGA
- a CDS encoding dienelactone hydrolase family protein has translation MQAPALYSLLLTLAAAPALAGQAVDYEIDGEPYQGYHAVAQGNPKGSVLIIHDWDGLTDYEIRRADMLAAQGYDAFAADLYGTGNRPVETDAKKAETAKLYADRQAMRERTLAALAQAQRLGASDTVVMGYCFGGAVVLELARAGTAEHIKGYATFHGGLATPEGQAYPADMPPLLVAHGGADAAIGMDQVAALSQELEAAGAPYEIQVYSGAPHAFTVLGSERYDARADRQSWDAFTDLLEEVF, from the coding sequence ATGCAAGCACCCGCGCTGTACTCCCTGCTGTTGACCCTGGCCGCCGCCCCGGCGCTGGCCGGTCAGGCCGTCGACTACGAGATCGATGGCGAGCCCTATCAGGGCTATCACGCCGTCGCCCAGGGCAACCCCAAGGGCAGCGTGCTGATCATTCACGACTGGGATGGGCTGACCGACTACGAGATTCGCCGCGCCGACATGCTGGCCGCGCAGGGCTACGACGCCTTCGCCGCCGATCTGTACGGTACCGGCAACCGCCCGGTGGAGACCGACGCCAAGAAGGCCGAGACCGCCAAGCTCTACGCGGATCGCCAGGCGATGCGCGAGCGCACCCTGGCGGCACTCGCCCAGGCGCAGCGACTGGGCGCCAGCGATACCGTCGTGATGGGCTACTGCTTCGGCGGCGCCGTGGTGCTGGAGCTCGCGCGCGCCGGCACCGCCGAGCACATCAAGGGCTACGCCACCTTCCATGGCGGCCTCGCCACGCCCGAGGGGCAGGCCTACCCCGCCGACATGCCGCCATTGCTCGTCGCCCACGGCGGTGCCGATGCCGCAATCGGCATGGACCAGGTCGCCGCCCTGTCCCAGGAGCTGGAGGCGGCCGGCGCCCCCTACGAGATCCAGGTCTACTCGGGTGCCCCCCACGCCTTCACGGTGCTCGGCAGCGAACGCTACGATGCCCGCGCCGACCGACAGTCCTGGGATGCCTTCACCGACCTGCTCGAGGAGGTGTTCTAA
- a CDS encoding C45 family peptidase produces the protein MLSAFSGSRREIGEAHGHTHAALITASLEVYDRLFYDFVGLRWAEARRVAERFLPMIERGFPAVLDEMAGIARGAGLDLEDILTLNCRSEISLTQASGGCTAFSVNRDGTQWLAQNWDWRHDQLHNVVAMELHPEGVPRLVSVGEAGMVAKIGLNAHGVGVCLNAIRSRTLGEGLPIHVALRKILEAESFDAAIRVVTHDRVCSPAHFLIASGDGRAAGFEVHPGLPGVLEPRGGAVTHTNHLYAEAATCQVEDFPRPDSGTRLTRIDRLLRERLPPGAAIDADTLFAMLADHDNAPLSICRHLNPDQPAEERMETLFSVVMNLGERRLTLRHGKPCEREDTLEVRLDGA, from the coding sequence ATGCTCAGCGCCTTCTCCGGTTCCCGCCGCGAGATCGGCGAGGCCCACGGCCACACCCACGCCGCCCTGATCACTGCGAGCCTCGAGGTCTACGACCGGCTGTTCTACGACTTCGTCGGCCTTCGCTGGGCCGAGGCCCGCCGGGTCGCCGAGCGCTTCCTGCCGATGATCGAGCGCGGCTTCCCGGCGGTGCTCGACGAGATGGCCGGCATCGCCCGGGGAGCCGGGCTCGACCTCGAGGATATCCTGACCCTCAACTGTCGCAGCGAGATCTCGCTGACTCAGGCCAGCGGCGGCTGCACGGCGTTTTCCGTGAACCGCGACGGCACCCAGTGGCTGGCCCAGAACTGGGACTGGCGCCACGACCAGCTGCACAACGTGGTGGCGATGGAACTGCACCCCGAGGGCGTCCCCAGGCTGGTAAGCGTCGGCGAGGCCGGCATGGTGGCCAAGATCGGCCTGAACGCTCATGGAGTGGGCGTGTGCCTCAACGCCATTCGCTCGCGAACCCTGGGCGAGGGGCTGCCGATCCACGTGGCGCTGCGCAAGATTCTCGAGGCCGAGTCGTTCGATGCGGCGATCCGGGTGGTCACCCATGACCGGGTCTGCTCGCCGGCCCACTTCCTGATCGCCTCAGGCGACGGCCGCGCCGCCGGCTTCGAGGTGCACCCCGGCCTGCCCGGCGTGCTGGAGCCCCGCGGCGGTGCCGTCACCCACACCAATCACCTCTATGCCGAGGCCGCCACCTGCCAGGTGGAGGACTTCCCCCGCCCGGACTCCGGCACCCGGCTCACGCGCATCGACCGGCTGCTGCGCGAGCGCCTGCCGCCGGGGGCCGCGATCGACGCCGACACCCTGTTCGCGATGCTCGCCGACCACGACAACGCCCCGCTGTCGATCTGCCGGCACCTCAATCCCGACCAGCCGGCCGAGGAACGCATGGAGACGCTGTTTTCGGTGGTAATGAACCTGGGCGAGCGACGCCTCACCCTGCGCCACGGCAAGCCCTGTGAGCGCGAGGATACCCTCGAGGTGCGACTCGACGGTGCCTGA
- a CDS encoding dicarboxylate/amino acid:cation symporter, with protein MSHQATATGSNAWQRIPLWQKILAGLALGVLAGALMGEQASVFKPLGDIFINAIKMLIVPLVFSTLVVGITAMRDPQKMGRIGARTIALYLLTTAFAIAIGLLASLIFQPGVGLEMSFESGVEAKEAPSLVEILVGLVPQNPIDALASGNILQIIVFAIGLGISLTLIGEKGEPAVRVFESFAEAMVKLTNIVMAFAPFGVFGLIAHVAGNYGLDVLLPLAKVIGVAYLASVVHVLVVYSGLLALLGRLNPLRYLQGILDALVVAFSSASSSGTLPVSLRCAQKNLGVSEGVAGFVLPVGATINMDGTAIYQGVVAVFIAQLLGVDLSMADYGMIIVTGTLASIGTAGVPGAGLVMLSIVMAQIGLPLEAIAVIAGIDRILDMARTSVNVAGDLMVTTLVGKSEGELDEAVYNAPGKS; from the coding sequence GTGTCGCATCAAGCCACCGCCACCGGCAGCAATGCCTGGCAACGCATCCCCCTCTGGCAGAAGATCCTCGCCGGCCTGGCGCTCGGCGTACTGGCCGGCGCCCTGATGGGCGAGCAGGCCAGCGTCTTCAAGCCGCTCGGCGATATCTTCATCAACGCCATCAAGATGCTGATCGTGCCGCTGGTGTTCTCCACCCTGGTGGTGGGCATTACCGCCATGCGCGACCCCCAGAAGATGGGCCGCATCGGCGCCCGCACCATCGCCCTCTACTTGCTGACTACGGCCTTCGCCATCGCCATCGGCCTGCTGGCCTCACTGATCTTTCAGCCCGGCGTCGGCTTGGAGATGAGCTTCGAGTCCGGGGTCGAGGCCAAGGAAGCGCCGAGCCTGGTCGAGATCCTGGTGGGACTCGTGCCCCAGAACCCCATCGACGCCCTGGCCAGCGGCAACATCCTGCAGATCATCGTCTTCGCCATCGGCCTCGGCATCTCGCTGACCCTGATCGGCGAGAAGGGCGAGCCCGCGGTACGCGTCTTCGAGAGCTTCGCCGAGGCGATGGTCAAGCTGACCAACATCGTCATGGCCTTTGCGCCCTTCGGCGTCTTCGGTCTGATCGCCCATGTGGCCGGCAACTACGGCCTGGACGTGCTGCTGCCGCTGGCCAAGGTGATCGGCGTGGCCTACCTGGCGAGCGTGGTGCATGTGCTGGTGGTCTACTCGGGCCTGCTGGCCCTGCTCGGCCGCCTCAACCCGCTGCGCTACCTGCAGGGCATCCTCGACGCCCTGGTGGTGGCCTTCTCCTCGGCCTCGTCCTCCGGCACCCTGCCGGTCTCGCTGCGCTGCGCCCAGAAGAACCTCGGCGTCTCCGAGGGCGTGGCCGGCTTCGTGCTGCCGGTGGGCGCCACCATCAACATGGACGGCACCGCCATCTACCAGGGCGTGGTCGCGGTGTTCATCGCCCAGCTGCTGGGCGTCGACCTGAGCATGGCCGACTACGGCATGATCATCGTCACCGGCACCCTGGCGTCCATCGGTACCGCCGGCGTGCCCGGCGCGGGCCTGGTGATGCTGTCCATCGTCATGGCCCAGATCGGCCTGCCGCTGGAGGCCATCGCCGTGATCGCCGGCATCGACCGCATCCTCGACATGGCCCGCACCAGCGTCAATGTGGCCGGCGACCTGATGGTCACCACCCTGGTCGGCAAGAGCGAAGGCGAGCTCGACGAAGCCGTCTACAACGCCCCCGGCAAGAGCTGA
- the typA gene encoding translational GTPase TypA, whose protein sequence is MIENLRNIAIIAHVDHGKTTLVDKLLSQSGTLDRKAEGQERIMDSNDQEKERGITILAKNTAIRWHDAKDEKDYHINIVDTPGHADFGGEVERVMSMVDSVLLMVDAVDGPMPQTRFVTQKAFDQGLKPIVVVNKIDRPGARPDWVIDQIFDLFDNLGASDEQLDFPIIYCSALNGIAGEEPEELADDMTPMFRAIVDIVEPPKVELDGPLQMQVSALDYNSYVGVIGLGRIKRGAISPGQQVSVITKEGSTRKGKIGQVMTHMGLERVQTEQATAGDIVCITGIDALAISDTICDPAAVEALPALSVDEPTVSMTFQVNDSPMAGRDGKYVTSRNIKDRLDQELIHNVALRVEQGETPEKFKVSGRGELHLSVLIESMRREGFELAVGRPEVIIREVDGVKQEPYEEVIIDCEEEHQGSIMEELGYRKGELTNMNPDGKGRVRLDFIIPARGLIGFRGQFLTLTSGTGILTSRFDHYGELKPDASIERRNGVLVSMVPGKALAYALFALQDRGKLIVEHGTEVYEGMLIGINNRADDMVVNPTKAKKLDNMRASGNDENLVLTPPVRFTLEQAIEFLDSDELVEITPNHIRLRKKHLKENERKRAKKG, encoded by the coding sequence GTGATCGAGAATCTTCGCAACATCGCCATCATCGCCCACGTTGACCACGGCAAGACGACCCTGGTCGACAAGCTCCTCAGCCAGTCAGGCACCCTCGACCGCAAGGCCGAAGGTCAGGAGCGGATCATGGACTCCAACGACCAGGAAAAGGAACGCGGTATCACCATCCTGGCCAAGAACACCGCGATCCGCTGGCACGATGCCAAGGACGAGAAGGACTACCACATCAACATCGTGGACACGCCGGGACACGCCGACTTCGGCGGCGAGGTCGAGCGCGTGATGTCGATGGTCGATTCCGTGCTGCTGATGGTCGATGCCGTCGATGGCCCGATGCCCCAGACCCGCTTCGTGACCCAGAAGGCCTTCGATCAGGGCCTCAAGCCGATCGTCGTGGTCAACAAGATCGACCGCCCGGGCGCGCGCCCGGACTGGGTCATCGACCAGATCTTCGATCTGTTCGACAACCTCGGCGCCAGCGACGAGCAGCTCGACTTCCCGATCATCTACTGCTCGGCCCTCAACGGCATCGCCGGTGAAGAGCCGGAAGAGCTCGCCGACGACATGACGCCGATGTTCCGCGCCATCGTCGATATCGTCGAGCCGCCCAAGGTCGAGCTCGACGGTCCGCTGCAGATGCAGGTCTCGGCGCTGGACTACAACAGCTACGTCGGCGTCATCGGCCTTGGCCGCATCAAGCGCGGTGCCATCAGCCCGGGCCAGCAGGTCAGCGTCATCACCAAGGAAGGCAGCACCCGCAAGGGCAAGATCGGCCAGGTGATGACCCACATGGGTCTGGAGCGCGTGCAGACCGAGCAGGCCACCGCCGGCGACATCGTCTGCATCACCGGCATCGATGCCCTGGCGATCTCCGACACCATCTGTGACCCGGCCGCCGTCGAGGCGCTGCCGGCGCTGTCCGTCGACGAGCCGACCGTGTCCATGACCTTCCAGGTCAACGACTCGCCGATGGCCGGCCGCGACGGCAAGTACGTCACCAGCCGCAACATCAAGGATCGCCTCGACCAGGAGCTGATCCACAACGTGGCGCTGCGTGTCGAGCAGGGCGAGACGCCCGAGAAGTTCAAGGTCTCCGGCCGCGGCGAACTGCACCTCTCGGTGCTGATCGAGAGCATGCGTCGCGAAGGCTTCGAGCTGGCCGTGGGCCGCCCCGAGGTCATCATCCGTGAGGTCGACGGCGTCAAGCAGGAGCCGTACGAAGAGGTCATCATCGACTGTGAGGAGGAGCATCAGGGCTCCATCATGGAAGAGCTCGGCTACCGCAAGGGCGAGCTGACCAACATGAACCCGGACGGCAAGGGCCGCGTGCGCCTGGACTTCATCATCCCGGCGCGGGGCCTGATCGGCTTCCGTGGTCAGTTCCTGACCCTGACCTCCGGCACCGGCATCCTCACCAGCCGCTTCGACCACTACGGCGAGCTCAAGCCCGACGCTTCCATCGAGCGGCGCAACGGCGTGCTGGTCTCCATGGTGCCCGGCAAGGCTCTGGCCTATGCCCTCTTCGCCCTGCAGGATCGCGGCAAGCTGATCGTCGAGCACGGCACCGAGGTCTACGAGGGCATGCTGATCGGCATCAACAACCGCGCCGATGACATGGTGGTCAACCCGACCAAGGCCAAGAAGCTCGACAACATGCGCGCCTCGGGTAACGACGAGAACCTGGTGCTGACGCCGCCGGTTCGCTTCACCCTCGAGCAGGCCATCGAGTTTCTCGACAGCGACGAGCTGGTCGAGATCACGCCGAACCATATCCGCCTGCGCAAGAAGCACCTCAAGGAAAACGAGCGCAAGCGCGCCAAGAAGGGCTGA
- a CDS encoding IS1595 family transposase, with protein sequence MDTHTFRHWLSQLPRLNARQKRLLRHRLHQPPRQDALHDTFPALQACPHCAASAAQLAPWGWSRGLRRYRCRACRRTCNTLTATPLARLRRVECWQDYAQALIEGLTVRAAAQRCGISKNTAFRWRHRFLTRIAQHSDTRETGIVEADETFFLESFKGQRHLPRPPRKRGGVGATRGTGPDQIPVMVVRDREGHTADFLLSKLDARHVHEALAPLVDQESVLCTDGASVYSAFASRCGITHQIVHAKPGQRVRAGAFHIQNVNAYHSRLKGWMHRFHGVATRYLVHYLGWRRMLERYSATIRPVHCLQEAVGRPVQHATGT encoded by the coding sequence ATGGACACGCACACCTTTCGGCACTGGTTGAGTCAGCTGCCACGTCTCAATGCCCGACAGAAACGCCTGCTCCGACATCGACTTCATCAGCCGCCTCGACAGGATGCCCTCCACGATACCTTTCCGGCGCTACAGGCCTGTCCGCACTGTGCGGCGTCTGCCGCGCAGCTGGCCCCATGGGGCTGGAGTCGTGGCCTGCGCCGCTATCGGTGCCGGGCATGTCGTCGTACCTGCAACACGCTGACGGCTACCCCACTGGCTCGTCTCCGCCGGGTGGAATGCTGGCAGGATTACGCCCAGGCCTTGATCGAGGGACTCACAGTACGCGCGGCGGCGCAGCGTTGTGGTATCAGCAAGAATACCGCCTTCCGGTGGCGACACCGGTTTCTGACACGAATCGCCCAACACAGCGACACCCGCGAAACCGGCATCGTGGAAGCCGATGAGACCTTCTTTCTGGAATCCTTCAAGGGCCAACGCCACTTGCCACGACCACCGCGCAAGCGCGGTGGCGTTGGCGCAACACGCGGTACGGGGCCCGACCAGATTCCGGTGATGGTGGTGCGTGACCGGGAAGGGCACACGGCCGATTTCCTCCTGAGCAAGCTCGATGCCCGCCACGTCCATGAGGCGCTCGCGCCGCTGGTTGATCAGGAGTCTGTCCTTTGTACGGACGGGGCCAGTGTGTACTCAGCTTTCGCCAGCCGGTGTGGCATCACTCACCAGATAGTACATGCCAAGCCCGGGCAGCGTGTCCGTGCAGGCGCCTTTCACATCCAGAACGTCAATGCTTACCACAGCCGCTTGAAAGGCTGGATGCACCGTTTCCATGGCGTCGCCACCCGATATCTCGTCCACTATCTCGGATGGCGGCGCATGCTGGAGCGGTATTCAGCGACGATACGGCCCGTTCACTGCCTTCAAGAAGCCGTGGGTCGTCCCGTGCAACACGCAACGGGGACATAG
- the glnL gene encoding nitrogen regulation protein NR(II) encodes MYQRLLEHLSAAVLLLDGGLRVRWMNPAAEALLAVSLKRVHGTCLEPLEGIDGAIAEVLCKARDELHPFTQREAVLTTGSGEVVTADFTVTPLSQQELLLEIEPRDRLMRISREEALIARQQTIKTLTRGLAHEIKNPLGGIRGAAQLLERDLPDPSLAEFTRIIVEEADRLRDLVDRMLGPNQPVHDALFNIHKVLERVRSLIVAEHPDVQLVRDYDPSLPELVGDEARMIQAVLNIARNAVEAMGEAGTEAPRLTLRTRARRQFTLGSERHRLVCEVAIIDNGPGVPESLRETLFFPMVSGRAEGSGLGLSIAQSILHKHQGLIECDSEPGATEFRLLVPLDASSSRSEDRP; translated from the coding sequence ATGTATCAACGTCTGCTGGAGCACCTGAGTGCCGCCGTCCTGCTGCTGGATGGTGGTCTTCGGGTGCGCTGGATGAATCCCGCCGCCGAGGCGCTGCTGGCCGTCAGCCTCAAGCGGGTTCACGGCACCTGTCTCGAACCGCTGGAGGGCATCGACGGCGCCATCGCCGAGGTGCTGTGCAAGGCCCGCGATGAGCTGCATCCCTTCACCCAGCGGGAGGCGGTGCTGACCACCGGCAGCGGTGAGGTGGTCACCGCCGACTTCACGGTCACGCCGCTGTCGCAGCAGGAGCTGCTGCTCGAGATCGAGCCCCGCGACCGCCTGATGCGCATCTCCCGGGAGGAGGCGCTGATTGCCCGCCAGCAGACCATCAAGACCCTGACCCGCGGACTGGCGCACGAGATCAAGAATCCCCTGGGGGGCATCCGAGGGGCCGCCCAGCTGCTGGAGCGCGATCTGCCGGACCCGTCGCTTGCGGAGTTCACCCGCATCATCGTCGAGGAGGCGGACCGCCTGCGCGATCTGGTCGATCGCATGCTCGGTCCCAACCAGCCGGTTCATGATGCGCTGTTCAACATTCACAAGGTGCTCGAGCGGGTGCGCTCCCTGATCGTCGCCGAACACCCGGACGTGCAGCTGGTGCGCGACTACGACCCCAGCCTGCCGGAGCTTGTGGGGGACGAGGCGCGGATGATCCAGGCGGTGCTCAACATCGCCCGCAACGCCGTCGAGGCCATGGGCGAGGCCGGCACCGAGGCCCCGCGCCTGACCCTGCGCACCCGCGCCCGGCGCCAGTTCACCCTCGGCTCCGAGCGCCATCGGCTGGTCTGCGAGGTGGCGATCATCGACAACGGCCCGGGAGTCCCCGAGTCGCTGCGCGAGACCCTGTTCTTCCCGATGGTCTCCGGCCGCGCCGAGGGCAGTGGCCTGGGGCTGTCCATCGCCCAGTCCATCCTGCACAAGCATCAGGGGCTGATCGAGTGCGACAGCGAGCCGGGCGCCACCGAATTCCGGTTGCTGGTGCCGCTGGATGCCTCGTCTTCCCGTTCGGAGGACCGGCCATGA